One window of the Staphylococcus equorum genome contains the following:
- the csoZ gene encoding putative copper chaperone CsoZ, producing the protein MNVVVTKVIYISGIENETQQKHIEQQLKQLHGVHQVNIEIESNNGKIFIDFETPASLNNLEKEVYDLGYEILY; encoded by the coding sequence GTGAACGTAGTGGTAACAAAAGTTATTTATATTTCCGGTATAGAAAATGAAACACAACAAAAACATATTGAACAGCAGCTTAAGCAATTACACGGTGTACACCAAGTCAACATAGAAATAGAAAGCAATAATGGCAAAATTTTCATTGATTTTGAAACCCCTGCAAGTTTAAATAATTTAGAAAAAGAAGTTTATGATTTAGGATATGAAATTTTATATTAA
- the cshA gene encoding degradosome RNA helicase CshA: MQKFKELGLSDKMAETLASMGFDDATPIQKESIPLALEGKDVLGQAQTGTGKTGAFGIPLVEKVADKEGVQSLILAPTRELAMQVAESIREFAKGQNVQVVTVFGGMPIDRQIKSLKKGPQIVVGTPGRVIDHLNRRTLKTNDVHTLILDEADEMMNMGFIDDMKFIMDKIPASQRQTMLFSATMPKAIQTLVQQFMKTPVIVKTMNNEMSNPQIEEYYTIVKELEKFDTFTNLLDVHQPELAIVFGRTKRRVDELTSALISKGYKAEGLHGDITQAKRLEVLKKFKNDQLDILVATDVAARGLDISNVSHVYNFDIPQDTESYTHRIGRTGRAGKKGVAITFVNPIEMDYIRQIEQANKRQMTAMRPPHRKEVLKARENDIKGKVEKWMSRENEPRLQRIASELIEEYSDVDLVASLLQELVESNDEVDVQLTFEKPLSRGKGGRQGRGPKRGGQGNNKRGNKFDNKNRRSKGGFNNNKKNEKSSDRNNSNKKSMKGRTFADHKK, from the coding sequence TTGCAAAAATTTAAAGAATTAGGGCTCTCAGATAAGATGGCAGAAACCCTAGCATCAATGGGGTTCGATGACGCCACTCCTATACAAAAAGAGAGTATCCCTCTTGCCTTAGAAGGCAAAGACGTTCTTGGTCAAGCTCAAACAGGCACAGGTAAAACTGGTGCGTTTGGTATTCCACTTGTTGAAAAAGTGGCAGACAAAGAAGGCGTACAATCATTAATCCTTGCACCAACAAGAGAATTAGCTATGCAAGTAGCTGAATCAATCAGAGAATTTGCTAAAGGTCAAAACGTACAAGTTGTTACTGTATTTGGTGGTATGCCGATTGACCGTCAAATCAAGTCACTTAAAAAAGGACCGCAAATCGTTGTAGGTACACCAGGTCGTGTGATTGATCACCTTAACCGTCGTACATTAAAAACTAATGATGTTCATACGCTTATATTAGATGAAGCGGATGAAATGATGAACATGGGCTTCATCGATGATATGAAATTTATCATGGATAAAATTCCAGCTTCACAACGCCAAACAATGTTGTTTTCAGCTACAATGCCAAAAGCTATTCAAACATTAGTTCAACAATTCATGAAAACACCAGTAATTGTTAAAACAATGAATAACGAAATGTCTAATCCACAAATCGAAGAATACTATACAATCGTAAAAGAATTGGAAAAATTCGATACATTTACGAATTTATTAGATGTGCACCAACCAGAATTAGCTATTGTATTCGGCCGTACTAAACGTCGTGTAGATGAATTAACAAGTGCGTTAATCTCTAAAGGCTACAAAGCTGAAGGTTTACATGGTGACATTACTCAAGCGAAACGTTTGGAAGTATTGAAAAAATTCAAAAATGATCAATTAGATATCTTAGTTGCAACAGATGTTGCAGCACGAGGACTTGATATTTCAAACGTAAGTCATGTTTATAACTTTGATATTCCTCAAGATACTGAAAGTTATACACACAGAATCGGCCGTACTGGTCGTGCTGGTAAAAAAGGTGTAGCAATCACATTTGTGAACCCAATTGAAATGGATTACATCCGTCAGATTGAACAAGCAAACAAGAGACAAATGACTGCAATGAGACCACCTCATCGTAAAGAAGTGCTTAAAGCGCGTGAAAACGATATTAAAGGTAAAGTTGAAAAGTGGATGTCTAGAGAAAATGAACCAAGATTACAACGTATTGCTTCAGAATTAATTGAAGAATATAGTGATGTTGATTTAGTTGCTTCATTATTACAAGAATTGGTTGAATCAAATGATGAAGTTGATGTTCAATTAACATTTGAAAAACCATTATCTCGTGGTAAAGGTGGTCGTCAAGGCCGCGGACCAAAACGTGGCGGTCAAGGCAACAATAAACGTGGTAATAAATTTGATAACAAAAATCGTCGTTCAAAAGGCGGATTCAACAATAATAAGAAGAACGAAAAGTCTTCTGATAGAAACAATAGCAATAAGAAATCAATGAAAGGTCGCACATTCGCTGACCACAAAAAATAA
- the acpS gene encoding holo-ACP synthase, giving the protein MIHGIGVDLIEITRIKKLYSRQEKLLERILTTNEQQKFNCFKNEQRKMEFLAGRFACKEAFSKALGTGLGKTVAFNDIDCFNDENGKPCITYEGFKVHVSITHTEHYAMSQVILEV; this is encoded by the coding sequence ATGATACACGGTATAGGTGTAGATTTAATAGAGATAACAAGAATAAAAAAACTTTATAGCAGACAAGAGAAATTGCTAGAACGTATATTAACTACCAATGAACAACAAAAATTTAATTGTTTCAAAAATGAACAACGTAAAATGGAATTTCTTGCAGGTAGATTTGCTTGTAAAGAGGCTTTTAGTAAAGCGCTAGGTACGGGGCTAGGAAAAACAGTAGCATTTAATGACATTGATTGTTTTAACGATGAAAATGGTAAGCCTTGTATTACCTATGAAGGCTTTAAAGTGCATGTAAGTATAACACATACGGAACATTATGCTATGAGTCAAGTCATTTTAGAAGTTTAA
- a CDS encoding PH domain-containing protein: MTNDQLFNRSPKQAMKYYYIIEGLEFIVSLIVSVILIFLWSHFNWWHFIVYLIVAFIVFDFMYLLVRPWIKFKYTYYRIKENYIEVKYDFFFKSKKIVKLERTQFIERQTNPILKKMGLSKTTLITAGHKVSFPLMSTDDAKSFELLTLNYLRGADFDV; this comes from the coding sequence ATGACTAACGACCAACTATTTAACAGAAGTCCTAAACAAGCTATGAAGTATTACTACATAATCGAAGGACTGGAATTTATTGTTAGTTTGATCGTTTCGGTTATTTTAATATTTTTATGGAGTCACTTTAATTGGTGGCATTTCATTGTATATTTAATCGTTGCTTTTATAGTGTTTGATTTTATGTATTTATTGGTTAGACCCTGGATTAAATTTAAATACACATATTATAGAATTAAGGAAAATTATATAGAAGTAAAATATGATTTCTTCTTTAAATCTAAAAAAATAGTGAAATTGGAACGCACACAGTTTATTGAAAGGCAGACTAACCCGATTTTGAAGAAAATGGGACTGTCTAAAACTACATTAATTACTGCTGGTCATAAAGTTAGTTTTCCTCTGATGTCTACGGATGATGCGAAGTCATTCGAATTACTAACACTCAATTACTTGAGAGGAGCTGATTTTGATGTATAA
- the rodA gene encoding rod shape-determining protein RodA, whose translation MSTSRQLKNNHWIRRVDWTLVGFLVLLAIISVTIINSAMGGGQYSANFGIRQVLYYVLGGFIAFLIMLVSPKKLMKYTYLLYFLFCAALFILIIIPETPFTPVINGAKSWYKLGPISVQPSEFMKIVLILALAKLISKHNQFTFNKSLETDFKLLLKIFGISIIPMGLILLQNDLGTTLVICAIIVGVIIVSGITWKIIAPLFITVFLLASSIILSIIFKPSLIENSLGIKTYQLGRISSWLDPYTYSSGDGYHLTESLKAIGSGQLFGKGFNQGEVYIPENHTDFIFSVIGEEFGFIGSVILILVFLGLMFHLVRLATKIESPFSKLFIIGYTALILFHVLQNIGMTIQLLPITGIPLPFISYGGSSLWSLMCGIGVLLSISYHQPKQYSPDVQKQAQK comes from the coding sequence ATGAGTACTTCACGTCAATTAAAAAACAACCATTGGATACGGCGAGTCGACTGGACTTTAGTAGGCTTCCTCGTATTGTTAGCAATTATTAGTGTAACAATAATCAACTCAGCTATGGGTGGCGGTCAATATAGCGCCAACTTTGGCATTAGGCAAGTTCTGTATTATGTCCTTGGCGGATTCATAGCATTTTTAATCATGTTAGTTTCACCTAAGAAACTAATGAAATATACATATTTACTGTACTTTCTTTTTTGCGCAGCCTTATTTATATTAATCATTATTCCAGAAACACCGTTCACACCTGTTATAAATGGTGCAAAGAGTTGGTATAAACTAGGTCCAATCAGCGTACAGCCTTCAGAATTTATGAAAATAGTATTGATATTGGCGCTTGCTAAACTAATCTCAAAGCATAATCAATTTACTTTCAATAAATCATTGGAGACAGATTTTAAATTACTGCTGAAAATTTTTGGTATTTCCATTATTCCTATGGGCCTTATCCTACTGCAAAACGACTTGGGCACAACGCTTGTTATTTGCGCCATTATTGTTGGTGTAATTATAGTGAGTGGTATCACATGGAAAATAATTGCACCATTATTTATTACAGTATTTCTCTTAGCATCAAGTATCATCTTATCTATTATTTTCAAGCCATCACTTATAGAGAATAGTTTGGGTATTAAAACTTACCAACTCGGACGCATTAGTTCATGGTTAGATCCTTATACTTATAGTAGTGGCGACGGCTATCATTTAACAGAATCACTTAAAGCCATTGGATCTGGTCAACTATTTGGTAAGGGATTCAATCAAGGTGAAGTATATATCCCTGAAAATCATACTGATTTTATTTTCTCCGTTATTGGAGAAGAGTTTGGATTCATTGGCTCAGTTATTTTAATTCTAGTGTTTTTAGGACTAATGTTTCACCTAGTTAGACTTGCAACTAAAATTGAATCACCATTCAGCAAATTATTTATTATTGGTTACACAGCACTAATTCTATTCCACGTGTTACAAAATATAGGTATGACAATACAATTATTACCTATCACTGGTATTCCATTACCATTTATAAGCTATGGTGGTAGTTCCTTATGGAGTTTAATGTGTGGTATTGGTGTATTATTATCTATTTCTTATCATCAACCAAAACAGTACTCACCTGACGTTCAAAAACAAGCTCAAAAATAA
- a CDS encoding Lmo0850 family protein, translated as MSKDNEKIQNVVKLLSSLGVNIKKTKSRLEVMQTLPTTVKAANELK; from the coding sequence ATGAGTAAAGATAACGAAAAGATTCAAAATGTAGTTAAACTATTATCATCATTAGGGGTAAACATAAAGAAAACCAAATCAAGATTAGAAGTTATGCAGACTTTGCCGACAACTGTGAAAGCCGCTAACGAACTGAAATAG
- the cls gene encoding cardiolipin synthase, translated as MIDIFSLTFNNTNVILNIIFLGAFILNLIFAFTIIFMERRSAGAVWAWLLVLVFIPILGFIIYLLFGRQIQRDRIFTLDEEDKIGIEMIVNEQLEALKNDEFSKGNHQIVKFKDMVQMLLYNNAAFLTTDNDIDIFTDGREKFDALIKDINEAKDYIHIQYYIFRNDDLGKRILIALEQKLEQGLEVKMLYDDMGSRSLSLKDFKSFRNKGGKVEAFFPSKLPLINLRVNNRNHRKLVIIDGHIGYIGGFNVGDEYLGLKKKFGYWRDTHLRIVGDAVNALQLRFMLDWNVQSTRDNLKYAERYFPDVDSGGTIGVQIASSGPDEEWEQIKYGYLKMITSAKQSIHIQSPYFIPDQSFLDAIKIAALGGVDVNIMIPNKPDHPFVYWATYNNVASLLDAGANIFHYDNGFLHSKILLIDDEVASVGTTNMDHRSFTLNFEINAFIYDTFITKELKATFEKDLALSYRLTKEEYEKRSLWIKFKEGIARLISPIL; from the coding sequence ATGATAGATATATTTTCTTTAACGTTTAACAACACAAACGTTATTCTTAACATCATTTTTCTTGGCGCATTTATATTAAACCTTATCTTTGCCTTCACAATTATTTTTATGGAACGACGTTCGGCTGGTGCCGTGTGGGCGTGGCTGTTAGTGTTAGTCTTCATACCTATATTAGGCTTTATCATCTATCTATTGTTTGGACGACAAATTCAGCGAGACCGTATTTTCACCTTAGATGAAGAAGATAAAATAGGTATTGAAATGATTGTTAATGAACAATTAGAAGCCTTAAAGAACGATGAATTTTCAAAAGGTAATCATCAAATTGTTAAATTTAAAGATATGGTTCAAATGTTGTTATACAATAATGCTGCCTTTTTAACAACAGATAATGATATTGATATCTTTACAGATGGTAGAGAAAAGTTTGATGCACTTATTAAAGATATAAACGAGGCAAAGGATTATATCCATATCCAATACTATATCTTTAGAAATGACGACTTAGGTAAACGTATTTTAATAGCGCTCGAGCAAAAACTTGAGCAAGGGTTAGAAGTGAAGATGCTTTATGATGACATGGGCTCACGTAGTTTATCACTTAAAGATTTTAAATCATTTCGAAACAAAGGTGGTAAAGTAGAAGCCTTTTTCCCTTCTAAATTGCCATTAATCAATTTAAGAGTGAACAATCGAAATCACCGGAAATTAGTGATTATCGATGGACATATTGGTTACATTGGTGGTTTTAATGTTGGTGATGAATATTTAGGATTAAAGAAAAAATTTGGTTACTGGAGAGATACACATTTACGAATTGTTGGCGATGCTGTCAATGCACTTCAATTACGTTTTATGCTTGATTGGAACGTTCAATCAACACGCGATAATTTGAAATACGCTGAACGTTATTTTCCTGATGTGGATTCTGGAGGTACAATTGGTGTCCAAATCGCATCTAGCGGGCCAGACGAAGAATGGGAGCAAATCAAATATGGTTATTTGAAAATGATTACTTCTGCTAAACAATCTATTCATATTCAATCTCCTTACTTTATTCCTGACCAATCATTCTTAGACGCGATAAAAATCGCAGCATTAGGTGGCGTAGATGTGAATATCATGATCCCTAATAAACCTGACCATCCATTTGTATATTGGGCTACCTATAATAACGTAGCATCACTGTTAGATGCAGGTGCCAATATTTTCCATTACGATAATGGATTTTTACATTCAAAAATACTGCTTATAGATGACGAAGTTGCGAGTGTGGGTACTACAAATATGGATCACAGAAGCTTTACTTTAAATTTTGAAATTAATGCTTTTATTTATGACACATTCATAACGAAAGAACTTAAAGCCACTTTTGAAAAAGATTTAGCCTTATCCTATCGACTAACAAAAGAGGAGTATGAGAAGCGAAGTTTGTGGATTAAATTTAAAGAAGGTATTGCAAGACTTATATCACCTATTTTGTAA
- a CDS encoding D-alanine--D-alanine ligase, translating into MAKENVCIVYGGKSAEHDVSILTAQNVLNAIDKDQYQIDIIYITNEGDWKKKENIVDTINEIDTLRLTDVAAGEISQLLSIGSTGNAYSAVFPVLHGPNGEDGTIQGLFEVLDIPYVGNGVLAASSSMDKLVMKQLFAHRGLPQLPYVSFLRSEYHKYESNILKLVHDKLEYPVFVKPANLGSSVGISKCNNEEELKVGIEEAFQFDRKLVIEQGIDAREIEVAVLGNDYPETTAPGEVIKEVAFYDYKAKYKDGKIKLDIPADLDEEVQTTLRNMAVEAFKATDCSGLLRADFFVTEDNQIFINETNAMPGFTAFSMYPRLWENMGVTYAELIERLIELAKEKHEDKKQNKYKID; encoded by the coding sequence ATGGCTAAAGAAAATGTATGTATCGTATACGGAGGAAAAAGTGCGGAACACGATGTTTCAATATTAACAGCACAAAATGTCTTAAACGCAATAGATAAAGATCAATATCAAATAGACATCATTTACATAACAAATGAAGGTGACTGGAAAAAGAAAGAAAATATCGTAGACACTATAAATGAAATAGACACTTTACGTTTAACAGATGTTGCTGCAGGTGAAATCTCTCAACTACTTAGTATAGGTAGCACAGGGAACGCCTATAGTGCAGTTTTCCCAGTATTACATGGACCGAATGGTGAAGATGGTACAATTCAAGGTTTGTTTGAAGTATTAGATATACCATATGTAGGAAACGGTGTTTTAGCTGCCTCAAGTTCGATGGATAAACTTGTTATGAAACAATTATTCGCGCATAGAGGATTACCTCAACTACCTTATGTGAGCTTTTTAAGAAGCGAATATCATAAATATGAAAGTAACATTTTGAAACTTGTACATGACAAGTTAGAATATCCAGTATTTGTAAAACCAGCAAACTTAGGTTCTAGTGTTGGTATTAGTAAATGTAATAATGAAGAAGAATTGAAAGTTGGTATTGAAGAAGCATTCCAATTTGACCGTAAATTAGTAATTGAACAAGGTATTGATGCGAGAGAAATAGAAGTAGCTGTACTTGGTAATGACTATCCTGAAACGACTGCGCCAGGTGAAGTGATTAAAGAAGTAGCATTCTATGATTACAAAGCTAAGTACAAAGATGGAAAAATAAAATTAGATATTCCTGCTGATTTAGATGAAGAAGTACAAACAACATTAAGAAATATGGCAGTCGAAGCATTTAAAGCGACAGATTGTTCTGGTTTGTTACGAGCTGATTTCTTTGTCACTGAAGACAATCAAATTTTTATTAACGAAACAAATGCAATGCCAGGTTTTACTGCTTTTAGTATGTATCCAAGACTTTGGGAAAACATGGGTGTAACATATGCTGAATTAATTGAAAGATTAATTGAATTAGCGAAAGAAAAGCATGAAGATAAGAAACAAAATAAATACAAAATTGACTGA
- a CDS encoding UDP-N-acetylmuramoyl-tripeptide--D-alanyl-D-alanine ligase, with translation MIEVTLEQIKEWIPCDIDNEYLDHTIKGVSIDSRVINNQNLFIPFKGENVDGHKYVAQALKDGAGAVFYQKDVTLDKNIDGPVIWVENTLKALQQLAKAYLEFVGPQVIAVTGSNGKTTTKDMIESVLKPQFKVKKTQGNYNNEIGLPLTILELDQDTEISILEMGMSGFNEIELLSNLAEPNIAIITNIGESHMQDLGSREGIAQAKAEIITGLRSNGVFIYDGDEPLLESHVTKILDADIVSIGKDKDNTLVCQNEDIENASIVFNINGEERFDLPILGEHNMKNATIAIAVGKRLGLSHDIIFNNLRKVELTGMRMEQHYTSDNKLVINDAYNASPTSMKAAIDTLSIMKGRKIIVLGDVLELGPDSQMMHENVGRYLEGKNIDALFTFGAASKFISNTGKAHVTQAEHYEDKQALITTLQNYVQSEDKILVKGSRGMKLEEVVEALI, from the coding sequence ATGATTGAAGTAACTTTAGAACAAATCAAAGAATGGATTCCATGTGACATTGATAATGAATATTTAGATCATACGATTAAAGGTGTTTCTATTGATTCACGTGTAATTAACAATCAAAATTTATTCATTCCTTTTAAAGGTGAAAATGTAGATGGACATAAATACGTCGCACAAGCACTGAAAGATGGGGCAGGTGCAGTATTTTATCAAAAAGATGTAACTTTAGATAAAAATATAGACGGTCCAGTGATATGGGTTGAGAATACACTTAAAGCGTTACAACAATTAGCTAAAGCTTATTTAGAATTTGTTGGGCCTCAAGTCATTGCAGTAACAGGCTCAAATGGTAAAACGACTACCAAAGACATGATTGAAAGTGTTTTAAAACCACAATTTAAAGTTAAAAAAACACAAGGCAATTACAATAATGAAATCGGATTACCATTAACAATATTAGAATTGGATCAAGATACTGAGATTTCAATTTTAGAAATGGGAATGTCTGGATTCAATGAAATTGAGTTATTGTCAAATTTAGCCGAACCCAATATAGCAATAATTACTAATATTGGTGAATCACATATGCAAGATTTAGGTTCTAGAGAAGGTATTGCCCAAGCAAAAGCTGAAATTATCACAGGCTTAAGATCAAATGGCGTCTTTATTTATGATGGTGATGAGCCATTATTAGAATCTCACGTTACGAAAATACTAGATGCAGATATAGTAAGTATTGGTAAAGACAAAGACAACACACTTGTTTGTCAGAATGAAGATATTGAAAATGCAAGTATCGTATTTAATATTAACGGGGAAGAAAGATTCGATTTACCTATTTTAGGTGAACATAATATGAAGAATGCAACAATTGCTATCGCTGTTGGTAAAAGGTTAGGCTTGAGCCATGACATAATTTTTAATAACTTACGTAAAGTAGAACTTACAGGTATGAGAATGGAACAACATTATACCAGTGACAATAAATTAGTCATTAATGATGCATATAACGCGAGTCCTACAAGTATGAAAGCAGCAATTGATACGCTTTCAATTATGAAAGGTAGAAAAATTATTGTACTTGGAGATGTTTTAGAGTTAGGTCCAGATAGTCAGATGATGCATGAAAATGTAGGTCGATACTTAGAAGGTAAAAATATTGATGCATTATTTACTTTTGGGGCAGCTTCAAAATTTATTAGTAACACGGGCAAAGCGCATGTAACACAAGCAGAACATTACGAAGATAAGCAAGCATTGATAACAACTTTACAAAATTATGTTCAATCTGAGGATAAAATTTTAGTCAAAGGTTCTAGAGGAATGAAACTAGAAGAGGTTGTCGAAGCTTTAATTTAA
- a CDS encoding PH domain-containing protein — MNEYNYMDKSGKTVMRLSAYIVTVIFVLILAVVYIVNRLWLQWLNSNTMMWVLIIGIIIIVIQLLLGAILIPAYRYQIFRYKLGENEITVRNGLWFVSVINIPLFRIQNVDTHEGILMRKYKLASLTLSTAGGNTEIKLIDKDIAATLKYKIKNVNKAIDVTENEASEIEHYKDSDLK; from the coding sequence ATGAATGAATATAATTATATGGATAAATCTGGAAAAACAGTCATGCGTCTCTCGGCATATATTGTAACTGTAATATTTGTATTAATTTTAGCAGTTGTTTATATAGTTAATAGACTGTGGTTGCAATGGCTTAACTCCAATACGATGATGTGGGTTTTAATTATTGGTATAATTATTATTGTAATTCAATTGCTACTAGGTGCTATTTTAATTCCTGCGTACCGGTACCAAATCTTTAGATACAAACTAGGTGAAAATGAAATCACTGTAAGAAATGGTTTATGGTTTGTTTCAGTAATCAATATCCCATTATTCAGAATTCAAAATGTCGATACACACGAAGGTATTTTAATGCGCAAATATAAATTAGCAAGTTTAACGTTATCGACAGCAGGCGGAAATACTGAAATTAAACTTATCGACAAAGATATAGCGGCTACATTAAAGTACAAAATAAAAAATGTTAATAAAGCAATTGATGTAACAGAAAATGAAGCTTCAGAAATTGAACATTATAAAGATAGTGATTTAAAATAG
- a CDS encoding PH domain-containing protein — protein sequence MYNPQKLHPISYLTGVIEAIKQNIFLIIIFLVFNIQDFDFTNITSYIFPAIVFAFFLFSFVAQVLKVYNTTYWIENDHFVLATGIFTKERKELNIRRIQTLDTSQGIINQIVGGMKLQIKTPSDGIDLDTVSKKQSELIQRTIKEKQRELTSQNEEPNLTSIPEPEDNGDNPEQLSEPVRLYKLNFKELLFMALTSGAIGVAFAAISPIIGAFSEVIPWEWLTGEFARISQAIFVIVLIMVATIIIASYILGTLIVIIKNYNYTVTQNDNQLNIRYGLFNVKNITVPTDRVQAVVERQSFLRKLFGFTSIHFVITSDMNGNDKEDISLDGNVMILPFIKRKKAFEIIKSLIPSMAFENAEKGMPWRGFHRHFWQETVILLVLATIVNYFWLPWSFLIAAIMILLLIIHSLIVIKSSGLKVQNDELVVRNVTMFGFKNTYFKHDKILGMEIKRNPFLINSDLGNFNFIIAKAAGSEAIGLKFNNYKEVETLQNWYLRGEHYE from the coding sequence ATGTATAATCCTCAAAAGTTACATCCTATTTCTTATTTAACTGGTGTTATTGAAGCTATTAAGCAAAATATCTTTTTGATTATTATTTTTCTAGTATTTAATATTCAGGATTTTGATTTTACAAATATAACTTCGTACATATTTCCAGCTATCGTTTTTGCTTTCTTTTTATTTTCATTTGTAGCTCAAGTATTAAAAGTTTATAACACGACATATTGGATTGAAAATGATCATTTTGTTTTAGCAACGGGTATCTTTACTAAAGAAAGAAAAGAACTTAATATCCGTCGTATACAAACATTAGATACATCACAAGGCATTATAAATCAAATCGTAGGTGGTATGAAATTACAAATCAAAACACCGAGTGATGGTATTGATTTAGACACTGTTTCTAAAAAACAAAGTGAGTTAATACAACGTACGATTAAAGAAAAACAACGAGAATTAACTAGTCAAAATGAAGAACCAAATTTAACTAGCATACCTGAACCAGAGGATAATGGAGATAATCCGGAACAACTATCAGAACCTGTGCGCTTATATAAGCTTAATTTTAAAGAATTACTGTTTATGGCATTAACGAGTGGAGCTATAGGCGTGGCGTTTGCAGCCATTTCGCCGATAATTGGTGCCTTTTCAGAAGTGATACCATGGGAATGGCTCACTGGTGAATTTGCTCGGATTTCTCAAGCGATTTTTGTGATTGTGTTAATAATGGTTGCGACTATCATTATCGCAAGTTATATATTGGGTACATTGATTGTAATTATAAAAAACTATAACTACACAGTGACACAAAATGATAATCAATTGAATATCCGATATGGTTTATTTAATGTTAAAAATATCACGGTGCCAACTGATAGAGTTCAAGCTGTAGTTGAAAGACAATCTTTCTTAAGAAAACTATTCGGTTTTACGTCTATACATTTTGTGATTACGAGCGATATGAATGGTAATGATAAAGAGGATATTTCATTAGATGGAAATGTTATGATTTTACCTTTTATTAAACGAAAAAAAGCATTCGAAATCATTAAATCACTTATCCCTAGTATGGCATTTGAAAATGCGGAAAAGGGTATGCCTTGGAGAGGTTTCCATAGGCACTTTTGGCAAGAAACAGTCATACTGCTAGTGCTTGCAACTATTGTTAATTATTTCTGGTTACCTTGGTCATTTCTTATCGCAGCGATTATGATTTTACTACTAATTATTCATAGCCTTATAGTTATTAAATCATCTGGATTAAAAGTACAAAATGATGAACTTGTAGTACGTAATGTAACTATGTTTGGATTCAAAAATACGTATTTCAAGCATGATAAAATACTAGGTATGGAAATTAAACGAAATCCATTTTTAATAAATAGTGATTTAGGTAATTTCAATTTTATCATTGCAAAAGCTGCGGGTAGTGAAGCAATCGGTTTGAAATTTAATAATTATAAAGAAGTTGAAACACTTCAAAATTGGTATTTGAGAGGTGAGCATTATGAATGA
- the csoR gene encoding copper-sensing transcriptional repressor CsoR — translation MAEIQKAHHSEQIKSNLKSRLNRIEGQVRAINRMVDEDVYCDDVLTQIRATRSALNGVATKLLDHHMKSCIMEKVEQGQQEEAMEELLVTFQKLMKD, via the coding sequence ATGGCGGAAATACAAAAAGCGCATCACTCAGAACAAATTAAATCTAATTTAAAATCAAGATTAAATCGTATAGAAGGCCAAGTGAGAGCAATTAATCGCATGGTAGATGAAGATGTTTATTGTGATGACGTGCTCACACAAATTAGAGCCACTCGATCGGCTTTAAATGGTGTTGCTACTAAATTATTAGACCATCATATGAAAAGTTGTATTATGGAAAAAGTAGAGCAGGGTCAACAAGAAGAAGCTATGGAAGAACTATTGGTTACATTTCAAAAATTAATGAAGGATTAG